In one Pseudomonadota bacterium genomic region, the following are encoded:
- a CDS encoding cytochrome c oxidase subunit 3 codes for MAHAKNHDYHILPPSIWPFVGGVGAFVMLFGAVLWMHGSGPWMFLMGLVAVLYTMYAWWAETVAENHVGDHTPVVLIGLRYGFIMFIMSEIMFFAAWFWGFFKNALYPMGPLSPAVDGVWPPVGIETFDPWHLPLINTLILLCSGCAATWAHHALVHGNVRKDIKDGLLIAVGLGLLFTVFQVYEYTHASFGFGKGCEVYCSNFILPTMFHGIHVVIGTIFLFVCYLRVRAGHFSPENHMGFEAAAWYWHFVDVVWLFLFAAIYIWGS; via the coding sequence ATGGCCCACGCAAAAAACCACGACTATCACATCCTGCCGCCCTCCATCTGGCCCTTCGTTGGCGGGGTGGGTGCCTTTGTCATGCTCTTCGGCGCGGTGCTGTGGATGCATGGCAGCGGGCCCTGGATGTTCCTCATGGGCCTCGTGGCCGTGCTCTACACCATGTACGCGTGGTGGGCAGAGACCGTGGCCGAAAACCACGTGGGTGATCACACGCCGGTGGTCCTCATCGGGCTGCGTTACGGCTTCATCATGTTCATCATGTCCGAGATCATGTTCTTCGCGGCATGGTTCTGGGGCTTCTTCAAGAACGCGCTCTACCCGATGGGCCCACTGTCGCCCGCCGTCGATGGCGTCTGGCCGCCCGTGGGCATCGAGACCTTCGACCCCTGGCACCTGCCGCTCATCAACACGCTGATCCTGCTCTGCTCGGGCTGCGCGGCCACCTGGGCGCACCATGCGCTCGTGCACGGCAACGTGCGCAAGGACATCAAGGACGGGCTCCTCATCGCCGTGGGCCTCGGGCTCCTCTTCACGGTCTTCCAGGTCTATGAGTACACCCATGCCTCCTTCGGGTTCGGCAAGGGCTGCGAGGTCTACTGCTCGAACTTCATCCTGCCGACGATGTTTCACGGCATCCACGTGGTGATCGGGACGATCTTCCTCTTCGTGTGCTACCTGCGGGTGCGGGCGGGGCATTTCTCACCAGAGAACCACATGGGGTTCGAGGCGGCGGCCTGGTACTGGCACTTTGTCGACGTCGTGTGGCTCTTCCTCTTCGCGGCGATCTACATCTGGGGCTCGTGA
- the thrC gene encoding threonine synthase yields the protein MRYISTRGNAPELTFEEAMLTGLARDGGLYVPAKIPQMSKPDIAALAGLPYEEVAYRVMRPFVGESFSDDEFRGAIDRAYAGFGHAARAPLVQLGPNHHLLELFHGPTLAFKDFAMQLIGQLFQIALSRRGEKVTIVGATSGDTGSAAIEAFRGLDAADVFILYPHGRVSEVQRRQMTTPTEANVHALALHGTFDDCQAKLKDMFNDFAFRDEVRLAGVNSINWARVLAQVVYYFTAATALGAPDREVSFTVPTGNFGDIFAGYIAKRMGLPIKRLVVATNRNDILHRALSTGDYVTGEVHPTITPSMDIQVSSNFERALFDAYDRDGAAVAQLMAELKGGGFHISQGALEGLRDHFSSGRSDEHETAATITLARDTMGELLCPHSAVGVKVAEEQLGADFDGGPMVTLATAHPAKFPDAVEAATGFRPPLPPRMADLYDRPERVTEAENDLTALETLIRDRRA from the coding sequence ATGCGCTACATCTCTACCCGCGGCAACGCGCCGGAGCTCACCTTCGAGGAGGCCATGCTCACCGGGCTGGCCCGCGACGGGGGGCTCTACGTGCCCGCCAAAATCCCGCAGATGTCCAAGCCCGACATCGCCGCGCTGGCGGGCCTCCCCTACGAGGAGGTGGCCTACCGCGTGATGCGGCCTTTCGTGGGCGAGAGCTTTTCAGACGACGAATTCCGCGGCGCGATCGACCGCGCCTATGCGGGCTTCGGGCATGCTGCCCGCGCGCCCCTGGTGCAGCTCGGGCCCAACCACCACCTCCTGGAGCTCTTCCACGGGCCTACGCTGGCGTTCAAGGATTTCGCCATGCAGCTTATCGGGCAGCTCTTCCAGATCGCGCTCTCTCGGCGAGGAGAGAAGGTGACGATCGTGGGCGCGACCAGCGGGGATACCGGCTCTGCCGCCATCGAGGCCTTCCGCGGGCTCGACGCGGCCGATGTCTTCATCCTCTACCCCCATGGACGCGTGAGCGAGGTGCAGCGCCGGCAGATGACGACGCCCACGGAGGCCAATGTCCACGCGCTCGCGCTCCACGGCACGTTCGACGATTGCCAGGCCAAGCTGAAGGACATGTTCAACGACTTCGCCTTCCGCGACGAGGTGCGGCTGGCGGGCGTCAACTCGATCAACTGGGCGCGGGTGTTGGCGCAGGTCGTCTACTATTTCACCGCCGCGACCGCGCTCGGCGCGCCGGACCGCGAGGTGAGCTTTACCGTCCCCACCGGCAATTTCGGGGATATCTTCGCAGGCTACATCGCCAAGCGCATGGGGCTCCCGATCAAGCGTCTCGTGGTGGCCACCAATCGCAACGATATCCTCCACCGGGCGCTCTCGACGGGCGATTACGTCACAGGCGAGGTGCACCCGACGATCACGCCGTCGATGGATATCCAGGTGTCTTCCAATTTCGAGCGGGCGCTCTTTGATGCATATGACCGGGACGGTGCCGCCGTGGCGCAGCTCATGGCCGAGCTGAAAGGCGGCGGCTTCCACATCTCGCAAGGTGCCCTCGAAGGGCTGCGGGATCATTTTTCGTCAGGACGCTCCGACGAGCACGAAACGGCGGCCACGATCACGCTGGCGCGGGACACGATGGGCGAGCTGCTCTGCCCCCATTCCGCGGTGGGCGTGAAGGTGGCCGAGGAGCAACTGGGCGCCGACTTTGACGGTGGACCCATGGTCACGCTCGCCACGGCCCACCCGGCGAAATTCCCGGACGCCGTGGAGGCCGCCACCGGTTTTCGCCCCCCCTTGCCCCCGCGCATGGCCGACCTGTATGACCGGCCCGAGCGGGTGACCGAGGCCGAGAATGACCTCACCGCACTGGAAACACTCATCAGGGACCGCCGCGCTTGA
- a CDS encoding cytochrome c oxidase assembly protein: MNTAHPAKTALKLAGVAAMMLGLAYASVPFYDWFCRVTGFGGATGVSEVASDEILDQEITIRFDASTEAGMPWSFEPEVRTTKIRIGETGLAFYEAHNPTNRPIAGTASYNVTPYQAGGFFSKIDCFCFEEQVLMPGETVMMPVTYYVDPEIVDDREGQYIHTITLSYTFYEIDLPEDAEQAALEINDQGATSLN; this comes from the coding sequence ATGAACACCGCGCATCCCGCAAAGACGGCGCTGAAGCTCGCGGGCGTGGCGGCCATGATGCTGGGCCTCGCCTATGCATCCGTACCCTTCTACGACTGGTTCTGCCGTGTGACGGGCTTTGGCGGCGCCACGGGCGTGAGCGAAGTGGCCTCCGACGAGATCCTCGACCAGGAGATCACGATCCGCTTCGATGCCTCCACCGAGGCCGGCATGCCATGGTCCTTCGAGCCCGAAGTGCGCACGACGAAGATCCGGATCGGCGAGACGGGGCTGGCCTTTTACGAGGCGCATAACCCCACGAACCGGCCCATCGCCGGCACCGCTTCCTACAACGTGACGCCCTATCAGGCGGGTGGCTTCTTTTCGAAGATCGACTGCTTCTGCTTCGAAGAGCAGGTGCTCATGCCCGGCGAGACCGTGATGATGCCGGTGACCTACTACGTCGACCCGGAGATCGTGGATGACCGCGAAGGTCAGTACATTCACACGATCACTCTCAGCTACACTTTCTACGAGATCGACCTGCCCGAGGACGCGGAGCAGGCGGCGCTCGAGATCAATGACCAAGGCGCAACGTCGCTCAACTAA
- the coxB gene encoding cytochrome c oxidase subunit II, with amino-acid sequence MAPKSKIVAAALALSSLLAGTAATAQSALDGLETIGKPVQAGTGFQPSATELARDIVWLDSMILIIITFISVFVTGLLAYCVYAFNQRKNKTPATFTHHSTLEVAWTVVPVFILVFIGAFSLPVLFKQQVIPEADVTIKVTGYQWYWGYEYVDHDFQFDSYMIGTGEYKLTDDVRAELLAAGYSEDEFLLATDTAVVVPVDKTVVMQVTGADVIHSWTIPAFGVKQDAVPGRLAELWFKAEQEGVYFGQCSELCGFAHAYMPITVKVVSEEAYNAWLAGAIDEYAGDPTTLPSVKVAAAE; translated from the coding sequence ATGGCACCAAAATCAAAGATCGTCGCCGCCGCGCTCGCCCTGTCCAGCTTGCTGGCCGGGACCGCAGCCACGGCACAAAGTGCACTCGACGGGCTCGAGACCATCGGCAAGCCCGTTCAAGCCGGCACGGGCTTCCAGCCGTCGGCCACCGAGCTTGCACGCGACATCGTCTGGCTCGACTCGATGATCCTTATAATCATCACGTTCATTTCGGTCTTCGTGACGGGGCTGCTGGCCTACTGCGTTTACGCGTTCAATCAGCGCAAGAACAAAACGCCCGCCACGTTCACCCACCACTCCACGCTCGAGGTGGCATGGACGGTGGTGCCGGTCTTCATCCTAGTGTTCATCGGGGCCTTCTCGCTGCCCGTGCTCTTCAAGCAGCAGGTCATCCCCGAGGCCGACGTGACCATCAAGGTCACAGGCTACCAGTGGTACTGGGGCTACGAATACGTCGACCACGACTTCCAGTTCGACAGCTACATGATCGGTACGGGCGAATATAAGCTGACCGACGACGTGCGCGCCGAGCTCCTCGCCGCGGGATACAGTGAGGACGAGTTCCTCCTGGCCACCGATACCGCGGTCGTTGTCCCCGTGGACAAGACCGTGGTCATGCAGGTCACCGGTGCCGACGTCATCCACTCCTGGACGATCCCTGCCTTCGGCGTGAAGCAGGACGCGGTCCCGGGGCGCCTGGCCGAGCTCTGGTTCAAGGCCGAGCAGGAGGGAGTCTATTTCGGGCAGTGTTCGGAGCTTTGCGGCTTCGCCCACGCCTACATGCCCATCACCGTGAAAGTCGTGAGCGAAGAGGCCTACAATGCGTGGCTCGCGGGCGCGATCGACGAATATGCCGGTGATCCCACGACCCTGCCCAGCGTGAAAGTTGCCGCCGCCGAATGA
- the tldD gene encoding metalloprotease TldD: MSHAPFRPFETHLSEAGALTQLKAATDGADDGELFLERRRSETLVFDDGRLRTSNYNAAEGFGLRAVRGETAGYAHASEISEAAISRASATARLAVGDGGGTLAEAPQHTNTKLYADTDPMADAEFPVKVDTLREIDAYARGLDARVVQVSASLSASLQEVEILRPDGARFADIRPMARLNVSIIVDGDGRRESGTSGAGGRFGLTGLLEPTHWKSAVDEALRIALVNLRAEAAPAGVMDVVLGSGWPGILLHEAVGHGLEGDFNRKGTSAFAGLMGQEVAAKGVTVLDDGTMPDRRGSITFDDEGTPSAKNVLIEDGVLVSYMQDRQNARLMGVAPTGNGRRESYAHIPMPRMTNTYMLAGDADPASMVADLKDGIYAVGFGGGQVDITNGKFVFSCTEAYRVKNGQVGAPVKGATLIGDGATALKHIRGIGNDFALDPGIGNCGKAGQWVPVGVGQPSLMIGGLTVGGSQV; this comes from the coding sequence ATGTCCCATGCCCCATTTCGCCCGTTCGAGACCCATCTCTCCGAGGCGGGCGCACTGACCCAGCTGAAGGCCGCGACCGATGGCGCTGATGACGGCGAGCTTTTCCTAGAGCGCCGTCGCTCGGAGACGCTCGTCTTCGATGACGGGCGACTGCGGACGTCGAATTACAACGCTGCAGAGGGCTTCGGCCTGCGTGCCGTGCGCGGCGAGACGGCGGGCTATGCCCATGCCTCCGAGATCTCCGAGGCCGCCATCTCACGGGCTTCCGCCACCGCACGCCTCGCCGTGGGAGACGGCGGCGGCACGCTCGCGGAGGCGCCGCAGCACACCAATACCAAGCTTTACGCGGACACCGATCCCATGGCCGATGCCGAATTTCCGGTGAAAGTGGACACGCTCCGCGAGATCGATGCCTATGCCCGCGGGCTGGACGCCCGGGTGGTGCAGGTCTCGGCGTCGCTGTCGGCCTCCCTGCAGGAGGTCGAGATCCTCCGCCCCGATGGCGCGCGCTTCGCCGATATCCGCCCGATGGCGCGCCTCAACGTGTCGATTATCGTGGATGGGGACGGCCGGCGCGAGAGCGGGACCTCCGGCGCGGGCGGGCGGTTTGGGCTCACGGGGCTTCTGGAGCCCACGCATTGGAAAAGCGCGGTGGACGAGGCCCTCCGCATCGCCCTCGTCAATCTGCGCGCCGAGGCGGCCCCCGCCGGTGTGATGGACGTGGTCCTCGGCTCCGGCTGGCCCGGCATCCTCCTCCACGAGGCCGTCGGCCACGGGCTCGAAGGCGATTTCAACCGCAAGGGCACGTCGGCCTTCGCGGGCCTCATGGGCCAAGAGGTGGCGGCCAAGGGTGTCACCGTGCTCGATGACGGCACCATGCCCGACCGCCGCGGCTCTATCACCTTCGACGACGAAGGCACGCCCAGCGCAAAGAACGTGCTGATCGAGGACGGCGTGCTCGTGAGCTACATGCAGGACCGCCAGAACGCGCGCCTCATGGGCGTGGCACCCACGGGCAATGGCCGCCGCGAAAGCTATGCCCATATCCCCATGCCGCGCATGACCAACACCTACATGCTCGCCGGAGACGCGGACCCCGCCTCCATGGTCGCCGACCTGAAGGACGGCATATACGCCGTGGGCTTCGGCGGCGGACAGGTGGATATCACCAATGGCAAGTTCGTCTTCTCCTGCACCGAGGCCTACCGCGTAAAAAACGGCCAGGTGGGCGCGCCGGTGAAAGGCGCCACGCTCATCGGCGACGGGGCCACCGCTCTCAAGCATATCCGCGGCATCGGCAATGACTTCGCCCTCGATCCCGGTATCGGCAATTGCGGCAAGGCGGGCCAGTGGGTGCCGGTGGGCGTGGGCCAGCCCTCTCTCATGATCGGCGGGCTCACCGTCGGTGGCAGCCAGGTGTGA
- the dprA gene encoding DNA-processing protein DprA, translating to MKPQEFSSAHPPIPPISEEDALICLRLLRSHRVGPATFHRLLKENGSPAAAFAALPEVARAAGIEDYEPCPEGVARAEMARAAKAGARALWHGQAGYPRLLAEVPDAPPLLWARGPLYPDAAQPVGLVGARNASSLGTRTARRLSADLGAAGLCIVSGLARGVDAQAHSAALDTGTIAVVAGGIDVPYPAENTQLLGEIAERGLVVSEMPFGTQPQARHFPRRNRIIAGIARALIVVEAAARSGSLITAEIALDYGREVMAVPGHPFDARAGGCLRLLRDGATLVRHAADVLDALEVPSVAPRLPLEPPPAPKRPLRETAAIHARLLAELGPSPLAEDQLIRTVAAAPAAISSALLELEMEGQIERQTGGLLALKSS from the coding sequence ATGAAACCACAGGAATTTTCTTCCGCTCACCCCCCAATCCCACCCATCTCGGAAGAAGATGCTCTGATCTGTCTCCGCCTCTTGCGCTCCCACCGTGTGGGACCGGCGACCTTCCACAGATTGCTCAAGGAAAACGGGTCTCCCGCAGCGGCCTTTGCCGCGCTGCCTGAGGTCGCGCGCGCCGCCGGAATCGAGGACTACGAGCCCTGCCCCGAAGGTGTCGCGCGCGCGGAGATGGCGCGGGCCGCGAAGGCGGGCGCGCGTGCCCTCTGGCATGGTCAGGCGGGCTATCCGAGGCTTTTGGCGGAGGTCCCGGACGCGCCGCCGCTTCTCTGGGCCCGCGGGCCACTCTATCCTGATGCTGCGCAGCCGGTGGGCCTCGTCGGCGCGCGCAATGCCTCCTCGCTGGGTACACGGACCGCCCGCAGGCTCAGCGCGGATCTGGGCGCTGCGGGCCTCTGCATCGTCTCGGGCCTTGCGCGCGGCGTGGACGCGCAAGCACACAGCGCCGCCCTCGACACGGGCACCATCGCCGTCGTCGCTGGCGGGATCGACGTGCCCTACCCCGCCGAAAACACGCAGCTTTTGGGCGAGATCGCCGAGCGTGGCCTCGTTGTCTCGGAGATGCCCTTCGGCACGCAGCCGCAGGCAAGGCACTTCCCCCGGCGCAATCGCATCATCGCGGGCATTGCGCGCGCGCTCATCGTCGTGGAAGCCGCAGCCCGCTCCGGATCACTCATCACCGCAGAGATCGCGCTCGATTACGGGCGAGAAGTCATGGCCGTGCCCGGTCATCCCTTCGATGCCCGCGCCGGAGGTTGCCTGCGACTGCTGCGCGACGGGGCCACGCTCGTCCGCCATGCCGCCGACGTTCTCGACGCGCTCGAGGTCCCGTCTGTCGCCCCGCGCCTCCCGCTCGAGCCCCCGCCAGCGCCGAAACGCCCGCTGCGTGAGACGGCAGCCATCCACGCGCGGCTCCTCGCAGAACTCGGACCCTCCCCCCTCGCCGAGGATCAGCTCATCCGCACGGTCGCCGCCGCGCCCGCGGCGATCTCCTCCGCTCTGCTGGAGCTGGAAATGGAGGGCCAGATCGAGCGGCAAACGGGCGGGCTTCTCGCGCTGAAATCGAGCTGA
- a CDS encoding SURF1 family protein has translation MRSIFLAVIGLGGTAVLLWLGLWQVERLAWKEGVLAEIEASIAADPVALPAAPVPETDRYRAVASSGVLGEEELHVLVSAKGFGAGYRVIRALETGERRVMVDLGIIATEAKDTHRPGGARMVAGNLHWPDEVDGFTPERDRAAGIWFARDVGEMAAALGTEPVLIIAQSVTPPLEGVRPFPVDTSGIPNDHLGYAVTWFGMAAVWVGMSGLFLYRGRRKTA, from the coding sequence ATGCGCAGTATCTTCTTGGCAGTCATCGGGCTCGGCGGAACGGCCGTGCTGCTCTGGCTCGGCCTGTGGCAGGTCGAGCGCCTGGCCTGGAAAGAGGGCGTGCTTGCGGAGATCGAGGCGAGCATCGCGGCTGACCCGGTGGCCTTGCCAGCCGCGCCCGTGCCCGAGACAGACCGCTACCGCGCCGTGGCGTCCTCCGGCGTCCTCGGGGAGGAGGAGCTGCACGTGCTCGTTTCTGCAAAGGGCTTCGGGGCAGGGTACCGCGTGATCCGGGCGCTGGAGACCGGCGAGCGGCGGGTGATGGTCGATCTCGGGATCATCGCGACCGAAGCCAAGGACACGCACCGCCCGGGCGGGGCACGCATGGTGGCCGGCAACCTGCACTGGCCGGACGAGGTGGACGGCTTCACGCCCGAGCGCGACCGCGCGGCTGGGATCTGGTTTGCTCGCGACGTGGGCGAGATGGCCGCGGCGCTCGGCACCGAGCCCGTGCTCATCATCGCGCAATCCGTGACCCCGCCACTCGAGGGCGTGCGGCCCTTTCCCGTCGATACGAGCGGTATCCCCAACGACCACCTGGGCTATGCTGTCACATGGTTCGGCATGGCTGCCGTATGGGTTGGAATGAGCGGGCTTTTCCTCTACCGCGGACGCCGCAAGACTGCCTGA
- a CDS encoding heme o synthase has translation MTDTSLHIATTEPGAPDYEPTFGDYFALLKPRVMSLVVFTALVGILAAPSAGLHPVEAFAALLFIAIGAGASGALNMWWDADIDGVMTRTAKRPIPSGRVTPRDALHLGLGLSLLSVMMLWLTTNWLAGALLAFTIFFYAVVYSMWLKRSTPQNIVIGGAAGAFPPMIGWVAVTGSVSVEAVLMFALIFMWTPPHFWALALFMRSDYDDAGVPMLTVTHGRRATRQHILAYTILLAVLAIVAAFTGIGGPVYLAVAVIANAIFLRDAVRIWRRDEADAEADNFRVEKAFFRFSLLYLFLHFGAIWVEAVLPQGAWGGFF, from the coding sequence ATGACCGACACATCGCTCCATATCGCGACGACCGAACCGGGCGCGCCGGACTACGAGCCGACCTTTGGCGACTATTTCGCGCTGCTGAAGCCCCGCGTCATGTCGCTGGTCGTCTTCACGGCGCTGGTGGGCATCCTCGCGGCGCCCTCTGCGGGCCTTCATCCGGTAGAAGCCTTCGCGGCGCTCCTCTTCATCGCCATCGGGGCAGGCGCCTCGGGCGCGCTCAACATGTGGTGGGACGCCGACATCGACGGGGTCATGACCCGCACCGCCAAGCGCCCGATCCCCTCGGGCCGCGTGACGCCGCGCGATGCGCTCCATCTCGGGCTGGGCCTGTCGCTCCTCAGTGTCATGATGCTCTGGCTGACGACGAACTGGCTGGCCGGCGCGCTCCTGGCGTTCACCATCTTCTTTTACGCCGTGGTCTATTCCATGTGGCTCAAGCGCTCCACGCCGCAGAACATCGTGATCGGTGGCGCGGCCGGGGCTTTCCCCCCGATGATCGGATGGGTGGCTGTGACGGGCTCTGTCTCCGTGGAAGCGGTGCTGATGTTTGCGCTCATCTTCATGTGGACACCGCCGCATTTCTGGGCGCTGGCCCTCTTCATGCGCTCTGACTACGACGATGCGGGCGTCCCGATGCTCACGGTGACCCATGGGCGGCGCGCCACGCGCCAGCATATCCTGGCCTACACGATCCTCCTTGCTGTCCTCGCAATTGTCGCGGCCTTCACGGGCATCGGCGGGCCGGTCTACCTCGCGGTAGCCGTCATCGCCAACGCGATCTTCCTGCGGGATGCCGTGCGCATCTGGCGCCGCGACGAGGCGGATGCGGAGGCTGACAACTTCCGGGTGGAAAAGGCGTTCTTCCGATTCTCGCTTCTTTACCTCTTCCTCCATTTCGGAGCGATCTGGGTCGAAGCCGTGCTGCCCCAAGGAGCCTGGGGAGGGTTCTTCTGA